Part of the Arachis hypogaea cultivar Tifrunner chromosome 6, arahy.Tifrunner.gnm2.J5K5, whole genome shotgun sequence genome, agaaacatttcgatcctcaacctttttattttgggacaatacgatctctctgttaaaaaaaattattaaataataataaaaattagtttggtGGGAGGTTTTAAATCCCCACAAAATTCTTTTTAACAATATAACTACTTACTACCAGAACTAGTattatcttcttcatcttcattattatcactcctacttttattatttttattgtgtaactatactttatcattatcattatctctTTTACCGTCATCATCACTAATACTAATATTATCAACATCAAAgttttcttctttcattttttatttttcaattataatggaaaaagaaaatagtgaAAGACAAGATTATTCAACATTAAAATTTGTGAGAccgaataaaaaatttattctttagtTCACGTGACTAGATTAATCACATTATAATTCtatctttttaaaagaaaaaaataacattaaataaaaaataaaagaggagaACTTTAATGTTAACAATATTAGTATTAGTAATGATGACAATAGAagaaataatgatgatgataaaatatagttatagaataaaaataatagaagtatGAGTGATAATAACGAGGATAAAGAagatagtagtagtagtaataattaatttttattattatttaataaattttttaacagaaAGATCGTATTatctcaaaattaaaaaaattaagaatcgaAGTgtcttttttttaaacaaaaaccgCTTTATCGTTCAAAAAAATGGACAAAACTAATTAAATGTTtactctttaaaaaaataaaaaaataagtaattttctcATAACCAATCCAAACTAACCATTATTAAATCCCAAATCATGGGGACCCATCGCCTCTTTCCACAGAATAGAGGCAGCAAAAGTGAAAAGGGAGGAAATCAGTAGAAAAAAAAGAATCGCAGGAAGATGTTGAGGGTTGCAGCAAAGAGGTTGTCTTCTCTGTCATCGTCTTCATGGAGAGCTAACCATGCCGCCTCTGCCTTCGTCTCTCGGAACCCCATCGCCCCTCACTATGACTCCCACGATCGCGGATCCGCTCCCCAACCCCAATTCTTTCTCCCATTCCGAGGTTAGGGTTTTCTCcctctttccctttccctttccatATACATTTTTGTTTCAGCTCCAAATCAAAAGAGACCAGACAAGTTGATTTGTGATTATTTCTGCCCCGTGCCCTTGATTTGATGCTTTTGTCTGTTCGGTATGTTTATGTGCTTATGCGCCAACCTGATTTTATTGTTATTCGCCATATCGTAGTATCGGTAGTTGCTTTACGCAAATCATTTAACTCGTTCTTGGTTGGTGTCTAGATTCGAAGTTTATGTATTGTGAGCGTGTTTTTTGCTGATTGCAATCGGACATTTGTTTGGGATTTGGGGGGTGGTAGTGATTGTTGGTGGTGGTGTTCTTCTACACGTGCTATTTTGTGCCCAAAGAACAGAAGGATAAAAGATGGCGTTGAATAGTGCTcgtatttttcttcttttggaattttgaattttgatttcagGGCAGCGAGACATGTCTTGCATAGAATTTAAATCCACCGAGCATTTGAACTATCATGTTGTGTTGAAAATATCTTCTTACCAAAAGCTTTTCAAGAGTGTTATATTGAGTGAATATATAAGTAGCAAAATTTGCCCAAGTCTAGTATGCTGTTCTTCTGAAGTATAACAGATTATGCTTCATTGTTGGTTTTGTTGTTATTATACATCATTTCTAGTGGAAACTAGAGTGACACATTTAGTTGTAATATAGGCTCTGGATATATTAAAAACATCAAGTGACATGAATGTATAAGAGATTGCATTACCaatgaaaaattatggaagtatAGAACATACCAACTGGGGAGCTTTCTTTCTAAAATCGAGAGTAGCTTGTACATGAACTACAATCTTAAACAAATTACTCCCAGACTGTGTATACATCTATTTGTGCTGCTAATAACTAGTAAATTCCATTTCTAATTCTGAACTTTATGTAATTCAAATCATGCAGTTGAGTGTTTGTGCTCTGATTGGGGCTTGATTATCTTCATGATTGTTATATGTGTATGCTGTAAGGTATTTGTTTGTGCCATTCTATGATCTACCCTTCCTATATCACTAGTTCAATAGTTCTCAAGAGATTGTTTATTCAAGAATTTCATTATTCATAAGTTTAGGCTTCCCCAGAACTGATCCAATAGTACATAACCAAATTGTGTTCCATCTTATGATTTGCCCTTCCTGTATCAGTATATCACTAGTTGAATAGTTCACAAGAGATTGTTTAATCAATAATTTCTGTTATTGTTGAGTTAGGCGTCCCCATAACTGCTTCAATAATTCATAATGAAATTGGCTGCCATCCTATTATTTGCCCCTCCGATATCACTAGTTCAATAGCTCACAAAAGGTTGTTTATTCAAGAGTTCTGTTAATCATAAGTTAGGCTTCCGTGGAACTGTTTCTGTGGTTCAATAATTCATAATGAAAGCGTGTTATTCACTTACAAATATTAAaaggtataaaaataaaaagaaaagaaaaggagaaagaaagaaaaggtcaTTAGTGAAGCTGATTGAGATTGATTGGTAAATATTATGTAGTTTATTATTTGACTGAGTATTGTGCTTTCAATTGTGCATGTGTTGAATTTTAAAGTGTGTGCAAAAAGATAAGTGAATTTTGGGCATCTATTCCCGGTACCAGTAAGGACAGTACCCAGTGCCATTGTGACAATATGGTTATGGCAACCATTTAGCAGTACCATGTACCCGTCACAGTTTGGGTTTTGCTATAGTTATTGAAGGCTtgccttcttttttattttccagGGTTTGGTTTATTAACATCTTAGCCAAATTAATGCGACTcgataatttattttcaatctgTACCCAGGTTTTGCTACTGGATTGCCAGTCCATGCAAACGAAAACAGCATTATTCCTGAAATTCCAGCAACTGTCGCTGCTGTAAAAAACCCTTCCTCTAAGATCGTATACGATGAACACAATCATGAACGATATCCTCCTGGTGACCCAAGCAAGAGGGCATTTGCCTACTTTGTCCTAACAGGTGGCAGATTTGTCTATGCCTCTCTGGTGCGTCTCCTTATTCTCAAGTTTGTGCTCAGTATGTCGGCGAGTAAGGATGTTCTTGCTCTGGCTTCACTTGAAGTTGATCTCTCCAGCATTGAGCCAGGCACCACTGTGACTGTTAAGTGGCGTGGAAAGCCTGTGTTCATCAGGCATAGGACGGAAGATGATATTAAGCTGGCAAACAGTGTTGACGTTGGATCTCTTCGCGATCCCCAGCAGGATGCGGAGAGAGTCAAGAACCCTGAGTGGCTCATTGTGATTGGGGTTTGCACACATTTGGGTTGTATCCCCTTGCCAAATGCTGGTGACTTTGGTGGCTGGTTTTGCCCCTGTCATGGTTCACATTATGATATATCTGGCAGAATTAGGAAGGGACCAGCGCCATACAATCTGGAGGTACCAACATATACTTTCTTGGAAGAGAACAAGTTGCTAATTGGTTGAAAGACACAGGATACTACCTACTGAACCggtttacaataatttttttaatttatttgataatGTCGAAATGCGGCGTGGATATCTCTTCTTCTCGAGTACTTATTTGGTTTGTTTAGCAAGTGTTTATGCAGCACAGAGATTTCTGTTTCTGTCATATGCTTGCCTTTTTGCTTGTCATATGCTTTCATTAGTTGATGATTTCAGGAGCTttgtataattataaaattctgCTGAAGCAGTAAAATTTAAGGATTTTGACTAATGCGAATCAAGTTCTTTTAGTCACTGTATCGTAATGATTTTTGAGGTAAGTtgttccatagtttttttttcttttttttttttttgggttataaCGTGTGTATAAAACATTTTAATACAGTGACTATGGATACAAATTAAATTCACCACTTATAGTGTTCTTAGCTATTTTGTTAATGTTAAGTTGGGAAATTAGATAAGTTAATCCTTTAAATGGATGTTTTTCTGCAAGAGGATACTAAGTTTCATGTCTCATCTAAGACTAGTGAATGTGGGATACTGGGATCCGTTTGCTATGTTAAAACAAGCCTTAAATGTTGTAGTAAATAATTCCAAGGCTCGCTGATATTCAAAACAATTTCTCTAAATGTTGTCTTTCATTGTATGGAATTTACATATCTAGTTTCATTTGAGTCGCTTCATTGTTGCCAACGTGGCAAAATGATAATGTAAACAGCGGGGCAGAACCCTTATGGTAAAAACCGAACCAAGAAAGCAGTTTATATTTGCTGTATAGTTTTCGACTCTTTGTGATTAGAATTATAGGATTAGTTTTAGAATAATATTATGTGGATAGATTAATATGTGCCAAGGTTTGAATGATGAGAGACTGTAATTGAACGTTTAAATTTTGTGGAACTGATTTGTCTTCCGAACTGAATTTCAATCCAAGCATGATGGAGAAAAATcagaaaatattataaaatgcGGTACTGCTGCATATGTGAACCACAGAGAATTTTCTTAAGCAGAAAAGTCCAAGCTTCTTTACAACAAACTTTAGAATGAGGTACTGCTGAGCCCTGAGCATGTCTTAAGTAAAAACATTTTGACATTTTCTGCTTTAGCAAAATAGGTATCTAGCATTTTGCATACTTGTGCCATCcaacaaattaaacaattaatagCCGCTGTTAACTTGCTGCTTGACCAAGCTGATTCACCATGCTTCCAAGGCTTCTATGGGAGAAGCTATATCCATTTTTTTTCAAGTCCAGTAGTAACATCCACAATGATTCCGATGTTTTTTGTTTCTAAAGGCTTCTATGATATTCTGATTCTGCCATCATCTTTCAAAAACACCTTTAACATAGACCATTCCTTTTTCACTGAGATTGAGTTCCTTTCTCATTTGTTCAACTTGTTGGTCATCACCTTGAACAACGATCTCTGATAAGGTTCCATCATCATCAACCATCATTTTCACCTTAATTTCCTCCTTTCTAGATGCCCGAGTCCAGTAATACGCACCACTGTGAAAATTCCCAAAGAAGAACCACACAAGATCCACATATTAGGACTATATGGATGGATTAACGTTTAAGCTACTCTCCAAAACAATGAGCTACTAAGCGTAATGTAAATTTTCAATGCCTTCTTCACTTACGCCAATGGACTTAAGGCTGTGATAAAAAACCAGTTATTGCCGAAATCCGGGACAGTTATGGTGAGCACAAGTGCCACACTTGCAAGACTTATGCAAGTGCAGAAGGTTAATAGTGCTGCTTGGCCCCTGCTAGGAACCATCGTTCCTTCAAACCTTCACAGAAGAAACCCAAAAAACATTAGATTTCCATATTCTTTTCACTTAATTTAAAAATGCAAATGATAAAGAGGGAAAACTGCTTGATTGATTGATCAAACACTTTTGGCATGAAAAGATAATGGctattctttcttcttgatgggacTTTGACTTGTGATATTGACAGTATTTCAAATCTGGAGTATCCTTTGTGTTTTTTGTCTAAAGTTAAAATCTAAGATGgcctactatatatatatatataaagggcaACCTGCTCCACAAGCATTCTGCATTAACACAGTCTGATATTATTTCTTGATATTTAAAAAAACTCAATGCCAGGACGAAGCATAACAGCCAATACGAAAACTAAAGGGCTTTGTATCTGCAATCCTCAAAATCCCATGATTATAGGGCTACTCTACAACTAAGAAATCAAATTTCCTCTCTAATGCTTTCTACTCCAATTTGTGATATCAAAATCTCCTTCATACTTCATGCTTCCTAGTTCCTTCACCCTTCTAACTCATACAACAGGCATAATTATTAAACACACTTTCAAACAAAATTAGCTAATCCTCCAAAACTCTTCGGCATTTCCATCAGGATTGAAAAAAGATCAAAGGCAACTGTTATGCAGAATTTCAATGTACTAACATCTTGCAATAGAAGTGCGTAATGAAGAAATGAACCTTCAACTTCTAGTTCTTTCATTCGAGATTTAACAGTTGTTGTAGTCTACAAACCGCAATAGTAATGATAAGCTTTCAAAGCTTAACAATAATCAGCAAATGGAGTAATCTTATATAAAACTTGGTCAGAGCAAAACAGAACATACAACTTAATGATCAAGAATACTTCACCAGCCCCTCAAATTCGAATCAAATGTCTTCCACACTTCTACATATAACTCATTTCATAATCCATTATTGCACTACCATTCCCCTTCACTCTAAGCTTCCACAAATGAAAAATTTGtttcttttgaaaaatcttttcatTCCATCAACTCCAAAATCCAAATAGTAAAGCATTGCAATAAATGCATTCATTCAATGTAATTCAGGATTAAGAATCTTATCAGTTAATCCAATACTTGGAAA contains:
- the LOC112697090 gene encoding cytochrome b-c1 complex subunit Rieske-4, mitochondrial-like; its protein translation is MLRVAAKRLSSLSSSSWRANHAASAFVSRNPIAPHYDSHDRGSAPQPQFFLPFRGFATGLPVHANENSIIPEIPATVAAVKNPSSKIVYDEHNHERYPPGDPSKRAFAYFVLTGGRFVYASLVRLLILKFVLSMSASKDVLALASLEVDLSSIEPGTTVTVKWRGKPVFIRHRTEDDIKLANSVDVGSLRDPQQDAERVKNPEWLIVIGVCTHLGCIPLPNAGDFGGWFCPCHGSHYDISGRIRKGPAPYNLEVPTYTFLEENKLLIG